From a region of the Mycobacterium sp. SMC-8 genome:
- a CDS encoding helix-turn-helix domain-containing protein — protein MVTVEVDSVRVESRLAGGAIACPACLDGVLGGWGYARARHVEGLDDPVRPRRARCRSCLVTHVLLPVTMLLRRAYAAERIWMALSARAEGVGHRGIAARLQVPPSTVRGWLRRAGQRLESMRAWFVTVAVRTGIDVTIPDGLGCGWRDVEAAVLVAASAIGQRFGSAGLLGVVTPALVMVAVSGGRLLAPGWPPMSSAVPHNTSCP, from the coding sequence ATGGTGACGGTAGAGGTCGATTCTGTCCGCGTCGAGTCCCGGCTGGCTGGTGGGGCGATCGCCTGTCCGGCTTGCCTGGACGGTGTGCTCGGCGGCTGGGGGTATGCCCGCGCCCGCCACGTCGAGGGGCTCGATGATCCGGTGCGGCCGCGCCGGGCCCGGTGCCGCTCTTGTCTGGTCACTCATGTGTTGTTGCCGGTCACCATGCTGTTGCGCAGAGCATATGCAGCCGAGCGGATTTGGATGGCGCTGTCGGCGCGGGCTGAAGGGGTAGGGCATCGCGGGATCGCTGCCCGGTTGCAGGTACCGCCGTCAACGGTGCGGGGCTGGCTGCGGCGGGCTGGGCAGCGTCTGGAGTCGATGCGGGCGTGGTTTGTCACGGTGGCGGTGCGTACGGGGATCGATGTGACGATCCCCGACGGACTCGGCTGTGGTTGGCGTGACGTCGAGGCGGCGGTCTTGGTCGCCGCGTCGGCGATCGGGCAGCGGTTCGGGTCGGCCGGGTTGCTGGGCGTGGTGACGCCGGCGCTGGTGATGGTGGCCGTCAGCGGCGGCCGGTTGTTGGCGCCCGGGTGGCCGCCGATGTCATCGGCGGTGCCACACAACACCAGTTGCCCCTGA
- a CDS encoding DDE-type integrase/transposase/recombinase: MSLEDHKRRERANAIGLFRYQVICPALEEGLSTRQRGRVVREIAERRHIDPFGSQVQIARATLDRWIRRYRGGGFEALVPEPRRLATRTDVGVLELAASLKRENPARTAAQVARILRTATGWAPSESTLLRHFHRCELMGPAAGQSTEVFGRFEAADPNELWVGDALHGPRVGDRKTYLFAFLDDHSRLVVGHRFGFAEDTVRLAAALKPALAARAVPAGIYVDNGSAFVDAWLLRACAKLGIRLVHSAPGRPQGRGKIERFFRTVREQFLVEVTDTSSEDLTAAGVAHTAALLELNRLFMAWVETEYHRRTHSETEQAPLARWEAGFDRLGGSPALPTAADLTEAFLWSEFRVVTKTATVSLHSNTYRVDPALAGRRVELVFSPFDLHTIEVRYRDQSFGAAAPHTITRHAHPKARPEAAGPAPAPAATGIDYLALTAAAHHAQLRDDERIGYHALYGTEVTATDDIVVNDQVLGQLALTDLGAENSDHEGEASA, encoded by the coding sequence GTGTCGTTGGAGGACCACAAGCGTCGGGAACGGGCCAATGCGATCGGGTTGTTCCGCTATCAGGTGATCTGCCCCGCGCTGGAAGAGGGGCTCTCCACCCGCCAGCGCGGCCGGGTGGTCCGTGAGATCGCCGAACGCCGCCATATCGATCCGTTCGGTTCCCAGGTCCAGATCGCCCGCGCGACGCTGGATCGCTGGATCCGGCGTTACCGCGGTGGCGGGTTCGAAGCGCTGGTGCCTGAGCCGCGCCGGCTAGCCACCCGCACCGATGTCGGGGTGCTGGAGTTGGCCGCCTCGCTCAAGCGGGAGAACCCGGCCCGCACCGCCGCGCAGGTGGCTCGCATCCTGCGCACCGCGACCGGGTGGGCGCCCTCGGAATCGACCCTGCTGCGCCACTTCCATCGGTGCGAGCTGATGGGCCCGGCCGCAGGTCAGAGCACGGAGGTGTTCGGCCGGTTCGAAGCCGCTGACCCCAACGAACTGTGGGTCGGCGACGCTTTGCATGGCCCGCGGGTCGGGGACCGCAAAACCTACCTGTTCGCCTTCCTCGACGACCATTCCCGGCTGGTCGTCGGGCACCGGTTCGGATTCGCCGAAGACACCGTGCGCCTGGCCGCCGCGCTCAAACCCGCGCTGGCCGCCCGCGCAGTGCCCGCCGGAATCTATGTCGACAACGGCTCGGCGTTCGTCGATGCCTGGCTGCTGCGGGCGTGCGCGAAACTCGGGATCCGGCTGGTGCACTCCGCGCCCGGGCGCCCGCAAGGCCGAGGCAAGATCGAACGGTTCTTCCGCACCGTGCGCGAACAGTTCCTCGTCGAGGTCACCGACACCAGCAGCGAGGACCTCACAGCGGCCGGGGTCGCCCACACCGCGGCGTTGTTGGAACTCAACCGGCTGTTCATGGCCTGGGTCGAAACCGAATACCACCGACGGACTCATTCCGAGACCGAACAGGCACCACTGGCACGGTGGGAAGCCGGCTTCGACCGGCTCGGCGGGTCACCGGCATTGCCGACCGCCGCGGATCTGACCGAAGCGTTCTTGTGGTCGGAGTTTCGCGTGGTGACCAAGACCGCCACCGTGTCGCTGCACTCCAACACCTACCGAGTCGACCCCGCCCTGGCCGGGCGCCGCGTGGAGCTGGTGTTCTCCCCGTTCGACCTGCACACCATCGAGGTCCGCTACCGCGATCAAAGCTTCGGCGCCGCGGCGCCGCACACCATCACCCGCCACGCTCACCCGAAAGCCCGACCCGAGGCCGCTGGCCCAGCGCCTGCGCCGGCGGCGACCGGGATCGACTACCTGGCATTGACCGCCGCCGCCCACCACGCCCAACTGCGTGACGATGAACGCATCGGCTACCACGCCCTCTACGGCACCGAGGTCACAGCCACCGACGACATTGTGGTCAACGACCAGGTCCTCGGACAGCTCGCGTTGACCGACCTCGGTGCCGAGAACTCTGACCATGAAGGTGAGGCCTCGGCGTGA
- a CDS encoding ExeA family protein, whose amino-acid sequence MPFGRDLAPSMLHRYPGHSEAIARISWCVDQCAIGVITGEVGAGKTVAIRAAATSLDPARHVIIYLANPTIGVRGMLTHIVAALGHTPVFHTARLAPQAADALAAEHAERGRSPVLVVDEAHLLDNHQLEAIRLLTNHDMDSGSPFAVVLVGQPTLRHRLRLGVLAALDQRIAVRYTLPGMTPDDTADYINHHTKIAGRSDVLFADDAITLIHNASRGHPRAVNNLALHALTAAFAAGHSIVGEKAARIAISETATD is encoded by the coding sequence ATGCCGTTCGGACGCGACCTCGCCCCCTCGATGCTGCACCGCTATCCCGGACACAGCGAAGCGATCGCCCGGATCTCCTGGTGTGTGGACCAATGCGCCATCGGAGTCATCACCGGCGAAGTCGGTGCCGGCAAAACCGTGGCCATCCGCGCCGCAGCCACCTCCTTGGATCCGGCGCGACACGTCATCATCTACCTGGCCAACCCCACCATCGGCGTGCGCGGCATGCTCACCCACATCGTGGCTGCCCTCGGACACACCCCGGTCTTTCACACCGCCCGACTGGCACCCCAGGCCGCCGACGCTCTGGCCGCCGAACACGCCGAACGCGGCCGCAGCCCCGTGCTGGTCGTCGATGAAGCCCACCTGCTCGACAACCATCAACTAGAAGCGATCCGGCTGCTGACCAACCACGACATGGACTCCGGATCCCCATTCGCCGTCGTACTCGTCGGCCAACCCACCCTGCGCCACCGGCTACGTCTCGGAGTCCTGGCCGCCCTGGACCAGCGCATCGCAGTGCGCTACACCCTGCCCGGCATGACACCAGACGACACCGCCGACTACATCAACCACCACACCAAAATCGCCGGCCGCTCCGACGTCCTATTCGCCGACGACGCGATCACCTTGATCCACAATGCCTCGCGCGGGCACCCCCGCGCGGTCAACAACCTCGCCCTGCACGCCCTGACCGCCGCGTTCGCCGCCGGTCACTCCATCGTCGGAGAGAAAGCCGCACGCATCGCCATCAGCGAAACAGCAACCGACTGA